The Lycium barbarum isolate Lr01 chromosome 10, ASM1917538v2, whole genome shotgun sequence genome includes a region encoding these proteins:
- the LOC132614311 gene encoding isocitrate dehydrogenase [NADP]-like → MAFQKIKVVNPIVEMDGDEMTRVIWKLIKDKLILPFVELDIKYFDLGLPHRDATDDKVTIESAKATLKYNVAIKCATITPDDARMKEFNLKHMWKSPNGTIRNILNGTVFREPILCKNIPRLVPGWSKPICIGRHAFGDQYRATDTVIQGAGKLKLVFVPEGTDEKTEFEVYNFTGAGGVALSMYNTDESIRSFAEASMSMAYQKKWPLYLSTKNTILKKYDGRFKDIFQEVYESKWKVKFEEAGIWYEHRLIDDIVAYALKSDGGYVWACKNYDGDVQSDFLAQGFGSLGLMTSILICPDGKTVEAEAAHGTVTRHYRVHQKGGETSTNSIASIFAWTRGLAHRAKLDNNNALLDFTKKLEEACIGAVENGKMTKDLALIIHGFKVARHQYVNTEEFIDAVADELKARLLKAKI, encoded by the exons ATGGCTTTTCAAAAGATCAAAGTGGTTAATCCCATAGTTGAAATGGATG GAGATGAAATGACCCGtgtcatttggaaattaattaaGGATAAG CTTATCTTGCCCTTTGTGGAATTGGATATAAAATACTTCGACCTAGGCCTTCCTCACCGGGATGCCACAGATGATAAGGTTACAATTGAAAGCGCTAAGGCTACTTTGAA GTATAATGTAGCAATTAAGTGTGCAACCATCACTCCAG ATGATGCTCGTATGAAGGAGTTTAACTTGAAGCATATGTGGAAGAGCCCAAATGGGACAATTAGGAACATTCTGAATG GTACGGTTTTCAGGGAGCCAATCCTCTGCAAAAACATCCCCCGACTTGTCCCAG GTTGGTCAAAACCAATATGCATTGGCAGACATGCTTTTGGTGATCAATATCGAGCTACTGATACAGTAATTCAAGGAGCTGGAAAACTCAAATTAGTATTTG TACCGGAAGGAACAGATGAAAAGACGGAGTTCGAAGTTTACAATTTCACTGGTGCTGGTGGAGTAGCTCTATCCATGTACAACACGGATGAG TCAATTCGCTCTTTTGCTGAAGCTTCTATGAGCATGGCATACCAAAAGAAATGGCCACTCTATCTTAGCACAAAAAATACCATCCTTAAGAAATATGATGGAAG ATTCAAGGACATATTCCAGGAAGTTTATGAGTCAAAATGGAAGGTAAAGTTTGAGGAAGCTGGAATCTG GTATGAACATCGGCTCATCGATGATATAGTTGCTTATGCTTTAAAAAGTGACGGTGGATATGTATGGGCGTGCAAAAACTATGATGGAGATGTACAGAGTGATTTCTTAGCACAAG GATTTGGATCCCTTGGATTGATGACGTCGATCCTG ATATGTCCGGATGGAAAGACCGTAGAGGCAGAAGCAGCCCATGGAACTGTTACACGCCACTACCGGGTTCATCAGAAAGGTGGTGAAACCAGCACAAACAGCATTGCCTCAATTTTTGCTTGGACTCGTGGACTTGCACATAG GGCAAAGTTGGACAACAACAATGCACTCTTGGATTTCACCAAGAAACTAGAAGAAGCTTGCATCGGTGCAGTGGAGAATGGGAAAATGACCAAAGATCTAGCACTTATCATCCACGGATTCAA GGTCGCTAGACATCAATATGTGAACACTGAAGAGTTCATTGATGCTGTGGCTGATGAGCTGAAAGCTAGACTACTGAAAGCAAAGATTTAA